In Yarrowia lipolytica chromosome 1F, complete sequence, a genomic segment contains:
- a CDS encoding uncharacterized protein (Compare to YALI0F16731g, weakly similar to uniprot|Q06522 Saccharomyces cerevisiae YPR147c): MATVRVLRNFINPVSAIGIFKQGLEGGLSKEQQPLEAPKPACLPQGYSEIMDTAVYRIAPKKKSSKGPAPLVFFIPGNPGISEYYTVFLQHLAEMYPTYEFVCPSYRGYSTFNPASFKEDLYSLQDQIDNKVKILRHVVAESKCETCTFDGYESDDTLADSFATPPSSRRSSIDSLDSMDSMGSISSGETLLGSISESETEGRPVILMGHSLGGWLVQRVAVAVANDPQIDLQLVCLMTPTLKELAKSSTGQKLKTLAKQYPVPGGVLARGLQVAQKVSPLWTRVEQQFLSDALPPHIVQATRGFVSQPSIIRQWIEMGKEELVAIGTDCNDVVDFWHNNGKFKIWGFFAHQDQFVDDETRQDIFNEWGHLNHVTFDVGAEEIIHGFCIHHNQEVAQLTKQQFDQLPLHF; encoded by the coding sequence atggcgacagtacgagtacttcGAAACTTTATCAACCCCGTATCAGCCATTGGAATTTTCAAGCAGGGACTGGAGGGAGGTCTTtccaaggagcagcagcccctagaggcccccaagcccgCGTGTCTGCCCCAAGGATACTCCGAAATCATGGACACAGCAGTCTACCGAATTGCACCCAAGAAAAAGAGCTCCAAGGGACCTGCTCCTCTGGTTTTTTTCATTCCTGGCAACCCCGGAATCTCCGAATACTACACCGTGTTTTTGCAACACCTGGCTGAAATGTACCCCACATACGAGTTTGTGTGTCCCAGCTACAGAGGATATTCGACTTTCAACCCGGCGTCGTTCAAGGAGGACCTGTACAGTCTCCAGGACCAGATTGACAACAAGGTCAAGATTCTGAGACATGTGGTGGCCGAGAGCAAGTGCGAGACATGTACTTTTGATGGCTACGAGTCCGACGACACTCTGGCCGATTCTTTCGCTACCCCACCTTCCTCCAGAAGGTCTTCTATCGACTCTCTGGATTCCATGGACTCCATGGGTTCCATTTCCTCTGGCGAGACTCTTCTGGGCTCCATCTCTGAAAGTGAGACTGAAGGACGCCCGGTGATTCTAATGGGCCATTCTCTGGGAGGCTGGTTGGTTCAGCgagtggctgtggctgttgCCAACGATCCCCAGATCGATCTGCAGCTCGTGTGTCTCATGACCCCGACTCTCAAGGAACTGGCCAAGAGCTCCACTGGTCAGAAGCTCAAGACTCTAGCCAAGCAGTACCCTGTGCCTGGCGGAGTTCTGGCTCGAGGCCTGCAGGTGGCCCAGAAGGTGTCTCCTCTGTGGACTCGGGTGGAGCAGCAATTTCTCAGCGAcgctcttcctcctcataTTGTGCAGGCTACCCGGGGATTTGTTTCCCAGCCCTCGATCATCCGTCAATGGATCGAGATGggcaaggaggagctggtggcCATTGGAACCGACTGCAATGATGTGGTTGATTTTTGGCACAACAACGGAAAATTCAAGATCTGGGGCTTCTTTGCCCACCAGGATCAGTTTGTCGACGACGAGACTCGACAGGATATCTTCAACGAGTGGGGACACTTGAACCACGTCACCTTTGACGTGGGAGCGGAGGAAATCATCCATGGCTTTTGCATCCACCACAACCAGGAGGTGGCCCAACTAACCAAGCAGCAGTTTGATCAGCTGCCTTTGCATTTTTAG